ACCCTATAATTGTGCCTGCCATTGCTCCAAGGGCAGGATATGAGATAAATCCGGTATGCTCGATGAACACATTTGCTGATACAACAAGAACTGTGGGCATGACCGCATCCCCCAGACCCATGAAGAATGCATCCCTTTCACCTTCTGCTTTAAGGCTGTCTTTTATGAAAGAATAGTTCAGTTTCTTTGGGATGACAAACAGGATGGGCAGTTTCAGGTCCATCACTCCTTCTGCAAGAGCTATCATGTGCTTTGTCTTGTAAACGGAAATGGCATCGTATATTGCCAGCAGGCTCAGAAGCACTATGGCGGGTGCTATCCCGAACGATATTCCGAAAATTGAGCTTGCGGCGGCTGCGATTATAATGCCTGTAATGTCGATGACATACCATTCAGGGTACTTGTAAAGAAGTGCTGTCAGGGCTATTGCAAGTGGAATAGCTATGGCATTGCTCATTGCCTCGTTGAATCCGAGAATGAAGAACATTGGATAAAATCCATAATAGACGGTTGCTGCCACCGCAAGAAGTATTGTGAGTTGTATGACCCATTTCATGTTCCTTTTAATGGCCATAAGCAGCAGGAACGTGAATACGAGAATAAATCCGATGTAATACAATGAATTTGCAGTGGATTCGGGATTTTCCACAGCCCTCATCCCCAGTTCATCCATAGGGGATGCCAGGAAAAGTGCTAAGGACTGTATCACCAGTATCAATCCAGCCATTACTAACATTGGGAGGTAATCCCTGAATGTGTCTTTTTCAGAACTCACAATAAATGCTCCCTTTCTATCAAAATTTCTCTGGAATTCTAAATATCTGCACAGTATTTAATAGTATGTAAGAATTATAATACGTATCATCAGCAAAATATTGCTGCAAGCATTTGTAAATGAGGTAAAATGATGGATACTCGGGACATTGTATTTTCACTTGTGATGGTTGTATCGTCCTTTGTGCTGACCTATGAATGGTTGGGTAGGTTCAAATATAGTCCTGCAAACTCTCTGATCATATTGTCCGCTATTGTCATGGTAGGGGCATTGGCTGCTATGATCCTTTCTGTGGACATAAGGCTTCGGAGGATCGAAAAGACGCTGGATGAGAAGGAACGTTCTCTTCGCATAAACGTGCAGAGCATTGAAACTTCAATGGATAAGAAGATGAACGAAGTTATCACTGTGGTAGATGAAGCAATGGATTCAATGAATAGGAGAGCATACCGTTGATCTCCTATCTTTCTATTCTCTTATTAGGCTGAAGTTGTTATCTGAAAACAGTATTCACTTATTGTGACAGTCGACAGATGCCGTAAAGCATATTAATATGGCAGTATTATGTGAACTGTGTTAGAGTGCTGGACTTTATTAGATTGTTACGTTATAGGGGATTGCGTATATGCGCATTAATTTAGAACCGATCGGCATTATCAAAAAAGCTGGGAAATATTCAGAGGTGCTTATATACTCTGAATTTGAACAGATTGTAAAGAATCTTGTTTCTAAAATTGGTAAAAATCCTGTTTGTGGTCAGGAACTACTGATAGTGCATAAGAACGGTAAAGGTGATGATGTACATCAGGTGGAAATAACTAAAACAACAGTTCTCGAACGTGCAGGCAATGTTCTCAAGATTGGCAGGATCAATGCACATGATGATTCAGTAATAGATGTGCGTATCGATATAAATGAAGATATTTCAAGGCATAGCTGATCTG
This genomic stretch from Methanococcoides sp. AM1 harbors:
- a CDS encoding presenilin family intramembrane aspartyl protease PSH encodes the protein MSSEKDTFRDYLPMLVMAGLILVIQSLALFLASPMDELGMRAVENPESTANSLYYIGFILVFTFLLLMAIKRNMKWVIQLTILLAVAATVYYGFYPMFFILGFNEAMSNAIAIPLAIALTALLYKYPEWYVIDITGIIIAAAASSIFGISFGIAPAIVLLSLLAIYDAISVYKTKHMIALAEGVMDLKLPILFVIPKKLNYSFIKDSLKAEGERDAFFMGLGDAVMPTVLVVSANVFIEHTGFISYPALGAMAGTIIGFFALTIFVMKGKPQAGLPFLNGGVILGYIAGALLSGTPILG